In one Saimiri boliviensis isolate mSaiBol1 chromosome 3, mSaiBol1.pri, whole genome shotgun sequence genomic region, the following are encoded:
- the UVSSA gene encoding UV-stimulated scaffold protein A, producing MDQKLSKLVEELTTSGEPRLNPEKMKELKKICKSSEEQLSRTYRLLIAQLTQEHAEIRLSAFQIVDELFARSHQFRVLLVSNFQEFLELTLGTDPAQPLPPPREVAQRLRRAATRAVAGWNEKFGKAYKKLALGYHFLRHNKKVDFQDSSARTLAERKREEEKQKHLDKIYQERASQAEREMQEMSGEMESCLTEVQSCFRLLVPFDFDLGPSLETGSLGVAPDASDAPSSSCASQVGPCRSGPPDPRDGEKPCCSRDLPAPAGQPGAGGGALPPQAAGGGPSDEDEDGDPEEFVRSHGLGSHKYTLDVELCSEGLKVQENEDNVAVVHAARDTLKLIRNKFLPAVCSWIQRFTRVGTHGGCLKRAIDLKAELELALRKYKELDIKPEGGQSCRTEALGAGEEDEDDEDFVEVPEKEGYEPHVPDHLRPEYGLEVTPEKDPAARVLRMRMRRDEEASDPTSAAAQLRRLQDHLPRPSSASPSRVLLEPEEAQKLAAERARAPVVPYGVDLHYWGQELPTAGKILKSDSQHRFWKPSEVEEEVVNADVSEMLHSRHITFAGTFKPVQHRCRAPRPDGRLCERQDRLKCPFHGKIVPRDDEGRPLDPEERAREQRQQRQKQERPEWQDPELMRDVEAATGQDLGSSRYSGQGRGKKRRHPHLTNLKAQADTARARIGRKVFAKAAVRRVVAAMNRMDQKKHEKFSNQFNYALN from the exons ATGGATCAGAAACTTTCCAAGTTGGTAGAAGAGCTCACAACTTCAGGAGAACCCCGACTAAATCCTGAGAAAATGAAGGAACTGAAGAAAATTTGCAA GTCTTCAGAGGAGCAGCTGAGCCGCACCTACCGCCTGCTGATAGCACAGCTGACCCAGGAGCATGCCGAGATCCGCCTGTCAGCCTTTCAGATTGTGGATGAGCTCTTCGCCAGGTCTCACCAGTTCCGGGTGCTGCTTGTTTCCAACTTCCAGGAGTTCCTGGAGCTCACGCTGGGCACGGACCCTGCTCAGCCTCTGCCGCCCCCCAGGGAGGTGGcgcagaggctgaggcgggcagccACCCGGGCCGTGGCAGGCTGGAATGAGAAGTTTGGGAAAGCCTACAAGAAGCTTGCCTTGGGCTACCACTTCTTAAGACACAACAAAAAG GTGGATTTTCAAGATTCAAGTGCTCGAACTCTGGccgaaagaaagagagaagaggagaagcagaAGCACTTGGATAAAATTTACCAGGAAAGAGCCAGCCAGGCGGAGAGAGAGATGCAAG AAATGTCTGGAGAAATGGAATCCTGCTTGACGGAGGTGCAGAGCTGCTTTAGGCTGCTGGTGCCGTTTGACTTTGACCTCGGCCCGAGCCTGGAGACAGGATCCCTCGGTGTGGCTCCTGACGCGTCCGATGCCCCCAGCTCCTCCTGTGCCAGCCAGGTGGGCCCGTGCCGGTCCGGCCCCCCTGACCCCCGGGACGGGGAGAAGCCCTGCTGCAGTAGGGACCTGCCTGCCCCTGCAGGCCAACCCGGAGCCGGCGGCGGGGCGCTGCCGCCCCAGGCAGCTGGGGGGGGCCCCTCAGATGAGGACGAGGACGGCGACCCGGAGGAGTTTGTGCGGAGCCACGGGCTGGGCTCACACAAGTACACGCTGGATGTGGAGCTCTGCTCAG AGGGCCTGAAGGTGCAGGAGAACGAGGACAACGTCGCTGTGGTCCATGCCGCCCGTGACACACTCAAGCTCATCCGGAATAAGTTCCTGCCGGCCGTTTGCTCCTGGATCCAG CGCTTCACCCGCGTCGGGACCCACGGTGGATGTTTAAAACGCGCCATTGACCTGAAGGCAGAACTGGAACTTGCCCTGAGGAAATACAAGGAGCTGGACATCAAACCTGAGGGAGGGCAGAGCTGCAGG ACTGAAgccctgggggctggggaggaagacGAGGACGATGAGGACTTTGTGGAGGTGCCTGAGAAGGAGGGGTATGAGCCCCACGTCCCTGACCACCTGCGGCCTGAGTATG GGCTAGAGGTGACGCCCGAGAAGGACCCAGCTGCACGGGTCTTGCggatgaggatgaggagggaCGAGGAGGCGTCGGATCCCACCTCTGCGGCTGCTCAGCTGCGGCGGCTCCAGGACCATTTGCCGCGACCCTCGTCTGCCAG CCCTTCCAGAGTGTTGCTGGAGCCAGAGGAGGCCCAGAAGCTGGCAGCAGAGCGGGCCCGGGCACCTGTGGTGCCCTACGGCGTGGACCTGCACTACTGGGGCCAGGAGCTGCCCACAGCCGGGAAGATCCTCAA GTCTGACTCCCAGCACCGCTTCTGGAAACCCAGCgaggtggaggaggaagtggTCAACGCCGATGTCTCTGAGATGCTCCACAGCCGCCACATCACTTTTGCGGGGACGTTCAAGCCGGTGCAGCACCGGTGCCGCGCCCCGAGGCCAGACGGCCGGCTCTGTGAGCGCCAAGACCGGCTGAAG TGCCCTTTCCACGGGAAGATCGTTCCAAGGGATGATGAGGGACGGCCGCTCGACCCGGAGGAGAGGGCCCGGGAGCAGCGGCAGCAGCGGCAAAAGCAGGAGCGCCCAG AATGGCAGGACCCTGAGCTGATGAGAGACGTGGAGGCAGCCACGGGGCAGGATCTCGGCTCGTCCAGGTACAGTGGGCAAGGCcgggggaagaagaggaggcaCCCCCACCTCACCAACCTGAAGGCCCAGGCTGACACTGCCCGTGCTCGCATCGGAAGAAAAGTCTTCGCCAA GGCGGCTGTCCGGAGGGTAGTTGCAGCCATGAACCGGATGGACCAGAAGAAGCACGAGAAGTTTTCAAACCAGTTTAACTATGCGCTGAATTAG